The following proteins are co-located in the Besnoitia besnoiti strain Bb-Ger1 chromosome Unknown contig00007, whole genome shotgun sequence genome:
- a CDS encoding emp24/gp25L/p24 family protein (encoded by transcript BESB_072260), which translates to MPSPGTGEGMHARQLRIARVCTQYYEDYQQGGDYFAPEGEDAGEPVVGGTVNTYGSADVAGATGDEIPPANTQEYYPPQQQQGYVPPQRTQQYNPPPPRQAPPPPPPQPRYQQEQQYVPQYQRNQGYVPQYGGAPPPPPPPQQAQGGGYRQTPPPQQRAPPPQAAQGYAQPPPQAVPPQGGYQQPGAARAPPPAAAPAAGRAPQQPPSPPTAGYQPPRTAGQQKPAPGAPGTRQQQQAPPRTVPQQQQQQQQRAGQVPQQQARAVPQQQQQQQRAGQVPQQQARAVPQQQQQQQRAGQVPQQQARAVPQQQQQQQRAGQVPQQQARAVPQQQQQTRAVPQGGANGRAAAVPQGQQQTQQQQGRAQQQQGQPQQQGQPQQQGRAPQQQQARASTPTAPRAQLGPVGPEDDSEDDELVLEEKIRRDDEGQLFDDEDESEGHASLMEEWEKHMQNFIPDMLVTFPLAARSDEYFYENIEESDGVVHIRGGFFVGGEEGSSSVDFSVTDPDGDVIYKKSKSEGLFYFNAKKKGTYSFIVSNHQWLETKMVTFAIGRGNETALMPKHVQTAGEMVDTLQNQLRDIQAETTYLWIRQRSHAEAAAALHSKLFWLAVVEFACLITTSAFHVFYIQSLVSDKRIL; encoded by the exons ATGCCGTCGCCAGGTACCGGTGAAGGCATGCacgcgcgacagctgcgAATCGCTCGCGTAT GCACCCAGTACTACGAGGACTACCAGCAGGGAGGGGACTACTTTGCGCcggaaggagaggacgcgggcgagccgGTCGTTGGCGGCACTGTGAACACATACGGCTCTGCGGACGTCGCGGGGGCGACTGGGGACGAGATCCCGCCCGCGAACACGCAAGAGTACTAccctccgcagcagcagcaaggcTACGTGCCACCGCAGCGGACGCAGCAATACaacccgcctccgcctcgtcaggcgccgccgcctccccctcctcagCCGCGCTACCAGCAGGAACAGCAGTACGTGCCTCAGTACCAACGGAACCAAGGCTATGTGCCACAGTATGGCggcgcgccaccgccgcctccgcctccgcagcaggcgcaagGAGGCGGATATCGACAGactccgcctcctcagcagagagcgccgcctcctcaggctgcgcagggctacgcgcagccgccgccccagGCCGTGCCCCCCCAGGGGGGGTACCAGcagcccggcgccgcgcgggcccccccgcctgctgcagcccccGCTGCGGGGCGCGCCCCGCAGCAgcccccctcgccgccgactgCTGGGTACCAGCCACCGCGCACTGCCGGTCAGCAGAAACCCGCGCCTGGAGCCCCGGGCACCCGACAACAGCaacaggcgccgccccgcacCGTCCCgcagcaacagcagcagcagcaacagaGGGCGGGTCAAGTGCCCCAAcagcaggcccgcgcggtcccgcagcaacagcagcagcaacagaGGGCGGGCCAAGTGCCCCAAcagcaggcccgcgcggtcccgcagcaacagcagcagcaacagaGGGCGGGCCAAGTGCCCCAAcagcaggcccgcgcggtcccgcagcaacagcagcagcaacagaGGGCGGGCCAAGTGCCCCAAcagcaggcccgcgcggTCCCTCAGCAACAGCAGCAGACCCGCGCAGTCCCTcagggcggcgcgaacggcagagccgcggcggtgcCCCAGGGTCAACAGCAGacccagcagcagcagggaaGAGCCCAGCAGCAACAGGGACAGCCGCAGCAACAGGGACAGCCCCAGCAACAAGGAAGAgcaccgcagcagcagcaggcgcgagcgTCGACGCccacggcgccgagggcgcagTTGGGACCCGTTGGTCCGGAAGACGATAGCGAAGATGACGAGCTCGTGTTGGAGGAGAAGATTCGCCGCGACGATGAGGGCCAG CTCTTCGATGATGAGGACGAGAGCGAAGGGCATGCCTCGCTCATGGAGGAGTGGGAGAAGCACATGCAGAATTTCATCCCTGATATGTTG gtGACGTTTCCTCTGGCTGCGCGGAGTGACGAGTACTTTTACGAGAACAtagaggagagcgacggcgtcgtGCACATCCGCGGAGGGTTCTTTGTTGGTGGCGAAGAAGGTTCCTCCTCTGTGGACTTCTCCGTCACCGATCCAGACG gcgacgtcATCTACAAGAAGAGCAAGAGTGAGGGCTTGTTTTACTTCAacgcgaaaaagaagggCACGTACTCCTTCATCGTCTCGAATCACCA ATGGCTTGAAACAAAAATGGTGACCTTCGCCATCGGGCGCGGCAACGAGACGGCCCTGATGCCGAAGCACGTGCAGACTGCCGGCGAGATGGTCGACACGCTGCAAAATCAACTTCGAGACATTCAG GCGGAAACGACGTATCTGTGGATTCGCCAGCGCTCGCACGcggaagctgcggcagctctgCACTCGAAGCTCTTCTGGCTGGCCGTCGTTGAGTTCGCATGCCTCATCACCACCTCCGCTTTCCACGTCTTTTACATTCAGTCTCTCGTCTCCGACAAGCGCATTCTGTAG